One window of the Pseudomonas sp. S04 genome contains the following:
- a CDS encoding chemotaxis protein CheV — translation MSSTKARADSLSLLLFTLRSGKLMAINLLKVSEIIPCPPLTRLPESHPHVKGIATLRGNSLSVIDLSRAIGERPLADPDGGCLIVTDVSRSKQGLHVQAVSKIVHCLTSDIRPPPYGSGGGRSYITGVTSVDGTLVQVLDIEKVIHGIAPEPVQMAPTELSMEDAELLGNARILVVDDSQVALQQSVHTLRHLGLLCHTARSAKEAIDCLLELQGTAQQINLIVSDIEMSEMDGYAFTRTLRETPDFAHLYVLLHTSLDSAMNSEKARLSGANAVLTKFSSPELTQCLIDAAKAVAQQGH, via the coding sequence ATGTCCTCCACCAAAGCCCGCGCAGATTCACTTTCGCTTCTGCTGTTTACCTTGCGCAGTGGCAAGCTGATGGCGATCAACCTGCTGAAAGTCAGTGAAATCATCCCCTGCCCGCCGCTGACCCGGCTACCGGAGTCGCACCCCCACGTCAAAGGCATCGCCACCCTGCGCGGCAACTCGTTATCGGTCATCGACCTGAGCCGCGCCATCGGCGAGCGGCCCCTGGCGGACCCGGACGGTGGCTGCCTGATCGTCACTGACGTCAGTCGCTCGAAACAGGGCCTGCACGTGCAGGCGGTGAGCAAGATCGTGCACTGCCTGACCTCCGATATTCGCCCGCCGCCGTATGGCTCGGGCGGCGGACGTTCGTACATCACTGGCGTGACCTCGGTCGATGGCACGCTGGTGCAGGTGCTGGACATCGAGAAGGTCATCCACGGCATTGCCCCGGAGCCGGTGCAAATGGCGCCCACCGAGTTGAGCATGGAAGATGCCGAGTTGCTGGGCAACGCGCGCATCCTGGTGGTCGACGACAGCCAAGTGGCGCTGCAACAGTCGGTACATACCCTGCGTCACCTCGGGCTGTTATGCCACACCGCCCGCAGCGCCAAGGAGGCCATCGACTGCCTGCTGGAACTGCAAGGCACCGCGCAGCAGATCAACCTGATTGTCTCGGACATCGAGATGTCGGAAATGGACGGCTACGCCTTCACCCGGACCCTGCGCGAAACCCCCGATTTTGCCCACCTCTACGTGCTGCTGCATACCTCCCTGGACAGCGCGATGAACAGTGAAAAAGCCCGACTGTCCGGGGCCAATGCGGTGCTGACCAAATTCTCCTCGCCGGAGCTGACCCAATGCCTGATCGACGCCGCCAAAGCGGTGGCGCAGCAGGGTCATTGA
- a CDS encoding GNAT family N-acetyltransferase, whose product MRRELAGPLPPCAWPAGISLTSYQPTMAEAVHQLLEAGYRQGGGQVSALATWRERFERDPEYDPQLCFIASDAQGLVGVIQCWTSAYIKHLVVHPRARGQGLGRALLLHAFSVFQQRREGFVDLKVLEDNHRARQMYDSCGMRLVRREPVPD is encoded by the coding sequence ATGCGCCGCGAACTGGCCGGCCCCCTGCCGCCCTGCGCCTGGCCGGCGGGTATCAGCCTGACCAGCTACCAACCGACGATGGCCGAGGCGGTGCATCAGTTGCTAGAGGCCGGCTATCGCCAGGGCGGCGGTCAGGTCTCGGCTCTGGCTACCTGGCGCGAACGTTTTGAGCGCGACCCCGAATACGATCCGCAACTGTGCTTCATCGCCTCCGACGCGCAGGGCCTGGTCGGCGTGATCCAGTGCTGGACCAGCGCCTACATCAAGCACCTGGTGGTGCATCCCCGCGCCCGGGGGCAGGGCTTGGGACGGGCGTTGCTGCTGCATGCCTTCAGCGTTTTCCAGCAGCGTCGCGAAGGGTTTGTCGATTTGAAGGTACTGGAGGACAACCATCGGGCGCGGCAGATGTATGACAGTTGCGGCATGCGCCTGGTCCGCCGGGAACCCGTTCCAGACTGA
- a CDS encoding YkgJ family cysteine cluster protein → MNTSFSCVGCGKCCNDHHVPLTLAEARMWAADGGAVIVLVEGFLDNGLGLPAVQREHARRRSVVVPSGDTHAYVTITFAAFNAGRCRNLDEDNLCRIYERRPLVCRIYPMEINPHIPLTPGAKDCPPESWQQGPELIVGGQLVDPALASLIEDSRQADRDDIQAKEGICTQLGICTAALKGDGFTAYLPDMAAFAAAIDQVQAEPQLAAVGQWQFHLSGAALADQVQAAGARVTTAQPLNYAFISLQAA, encoded by the coding sequence ATGAACACATCGTTTTCCTGCGTAGGCTGCGGCAAATGCTGCAATGACCACCATGTGCCCCTGACTCTCGCCGAAGCCCGCATGTGGGCAGCAGATGGCGGCGCAGTGATCGTGCTGGTCGAAGGGTTCCTGGACAACGGCCTGGGCCTGCCGGCCGTGCAGCGCGAACACGCCCGCCGCCGCTCAGTGGTGGTGCCCAGCGGTGACACCCACGCCTACGTGACGATTACCTTCGCCGCCTTCAATGCGGGCCGCTGCCGGAATCTTGACGAAGACAACCTGTGCCGGATCTATGAACGTCGGCCGCTGGTGTGCCGGATCTACCCGATGGAGATCAACCCACACATCCCCCTGACACCGGGAGCCAAGGACTGCCCGCCCGAGTCATGGCAGCAGGGGCCTGAGTTGATCGTCGGCGGCCAATTGGTCGACCCGGCGCTGGCAAGCCTGATCGAAGATTCGCGCCAGGCCGATCGGGACGACATTCAAGCCAAGGAAGGGATTTGCACACAGCTGGGAATTTGCACCGCAGCCCTCAAGGGCGACGGTTTTACCGCCTATTTGCCGGATATGGCCGCGTTTGCTGCCGCCATCGACCAGGTTCAGGCCGAACCGCAATTGGCTGCGGTCGGGCAATGGCAGTTTCATCTGTCGGGGGCCGCGCTGGCCGATCAGGTGCAGGCCGCCGGAGCGCGGGTGACGACTGCGCAGCCCCTGAATTACGCCTTTATCTCGTTGCAGGCGGCCTAG